From the genome of Cervus elaphus chromosome 7, mCerEla1.1, whole genome shotgun sequence:
GGcttctggaggaggtgacatccaAGGAGGGTTACAAAGGATGCATAGGAATAGTCAGAGATGATAGGAAGGGTAGCTCAGAGAAGACATCATaaaaagccacaaaaaaaaaaaaaaaattaagggaaaatcGCAGAAGTGTGTAGGACCAAGTAGTTGCTGGGGTATGAAGTGTGAGGCCTTACGTACATAGCAGTAAGGGGAGAGAGTTGGGgtaagggaggggaggggtcaggtcagaGAGTCCAGCTGGGTTGTTGGGGAGCTCCCTGGCGGTCTAGGGGTTCACGCCCAGGTTCAAGTCCTAGTCAGGGGACTTAGATcatgcatgctgcatggcatggccaaattaaaaaaaataaaatatgtatatattaaaaaaagtacataatgggtcttcccaggtggtcctgagtttaagactctgtgcttccacttcaagGGGCACCGGTTCAGTCATGGGTAGGGAAGGTAAGATGCCCCATgatatggccaaaaaaccaaacacgTGAACAATCAGAAATGCTTcaaaaaactttaaatgaaaattagtttCCTAAATGTCTGCATATGATCTAAATAGAGGTTACATCTTGTCAACTTCTGTTTCTCACTcacaatttgttttctttcaggcgctaagtcgtgtctgactctttgtgaccccatggaccgcagcactccaggcctccctgtccatcaccaactcctggagcctactcaaactcatatccatcgagttggtgatgccatccaaccatctcatccgctgttgccccgttctcctcctacctttaatctttcccaacatcggggtctttaccaatgagtcagcaaTAGGGTGCCTAAAAAAAGGACCATTCTGTTTCCTGCGTATTtagtaaacttaaaaaataaaaaagaaagcatactATTTTCCACACACAATGTTTAATTAATCTTATTATCTATAAACTTAATAAAATATCTCTGGAAGAATACAAGGAAGCATTAATATCAGCAGCtcatagagttaaaaaaaaatttaacttaaaaattttaaagctcttGAATACAttccttattttttaacataGGGACGGataattaggaggaaaaaaaaaacaacccacaacaTTTTGAGGAGTTGGCATGGGTAGGAGGGGGGATTAGCTTAACATACTAAACCCTGATGAACAAAAAAGTCACTAAACCTGATACACAACCATTCAAATCTCAAAACTTAAATTCCATAAAGTCACACCTGTCTCCTTCCAGAGCCACCCTCAGCTCACGGAACAGTGCCAGGTACCACGCGGGGCTTAGTAAGTATTTGTTAATTGCTGAAAACAGACATGGTGCaatgttcttgttttgttttgtttttgaagactTCTTTTCTACTCTGTAGGGAGACGATGTCCTCAAGATTCTTCGTGTTCTTTTTGTTATCATTTAGCAGGGATTAGGTTCAAAGTCAGCCTGGATGGGTCTCGCCCACCATCTTCTATGAGCAGCAGAGGAGCCCTGAAGATCACTTCCCAGGCCCACTGGCTGCATGAAGGGAGAGCCAGACCACAGCCTGGTCTAGAGCGGGCTTGGGGAGCAGGTACAGAAGCCTGGGTGGGTTGTGGCGGTCGGTTCCAGCAAGGGCACCTTCCTATgtctccaaacacacacacacacacacacacacacacacacacacactcactcttcCATATCCCTGCTAACCTGACTTCTAGCTTAGAGTGGTCAGGTGGGGCTTACTTTCACTGTTCTCTGCATTTTTCTTCCAACCTTGTCCTTTCACCTTTCTGGGGTTCTGCAGGGAATTTGCTTTAGAtatacagcaaagaaaaaaaacaaaacaagactgtTCCTTTTCCTGGTACAAGAGAAACACGTCAGTCTTCAGGGCTTGCAAATCCAGGAGATCCCAGCTTTGCCTTGGACAAGCTGTGTGAACCTAGCACATCCctaggggctcagatggtaaagaatccgcctgggaTACAGGAgaaccgggttcgatccctgagttgggaagatctcctggagaaggaaatggcaacccactccagtattcttgcctggagaaatttcatggacagaggagcctggcggggtacagtccgtacggttgcaaagagtcagacaggactgaacgactacCGCTGCTCctaagcctcattttcctcatctgtacatgaGGATAACAATAATTATTTGTCATAATTAAAAGAGGTGCTATGGAGCATAACATACACAGCACAAACTGTATTAACAAAAACGGTATCACATGCCATGTACAGAATGTTTACACTTATTTGTGAACAATTAGGATGAACACTCActgtgaaatggagcaggaccctgcctatggtccttgcccccccgccccccatgtcctctgcctgccttttgtctgtggaaaaactttagcccaAGAATAAGTTGaatcagagaagtaagaaaatgcagaaacaaaagaaaatagtcaaaggagatcaaataataataatgctgtcattaagcatagtcaaggatcttgagttccttctcaagggctaaaGATAAATATCTGAGCcgtatcctgtgagctgtcttacagatactgaaaccTCAGGTAAGTTAACTACTTGATGGTAAGACAACAGCCATGACATAAGccgccacaattctgagaactggtgTCAAGGAAATTGGAGCAAACcaaccactgatgaccaatttcaagatgactgtcagcaCTGACTGTGCTGTTTTCTGCCCGTAGCCCCTCCCTCAGCTTATAGAAGCTCTTGCCCACTTGCTGTCAGTAGGGGAAAGCCCTCCTTTGGACAGAAGTCTGCCCTCCCCACTTCATGGttagcatccaaaataaagcaaaccttCCTTCCCACCAACCTTGGTTCTTCTGAGCGGCAAGCCACCGCACCCCACTTTCAGTTACAACTTACACTGTGAAAAATGTGGATTCACACCCCCTTCTGCAAGTCTTTGTGAACTGTTAACTTACTATTGTCTGAAATTCACTGAAATTACTACTGGTCTGTCCCCAACCACCTTGCCAGTCCTTTTCCCGCCCCTCTTTAAGTAGGTTTCAGTAACCGCCACTCTAGATTAGCCCTCAGGGATGCTGAGCTATCGGGCACCTAACAATTGCTGAGTCCACGTTCAGGTATGAAGGAAGCACTCGTATGTGCCAACAAGAGCGATACTGCAGCCAAGAGAAGGGAGGTATTTCAAGCGTGGCAGGCTCGGGGTCACCTCCCCGCAGGGCTGACACCCACAGGCAAGCTGGCGCAATAGTAGAAACCAGTGCATTGGGACATCACCAGGAAGAAGCCCTACAGGTCACAGGGACCTTCCCAGACAACATATGGGAAACAGAACTTTGAAAAGAAACCAAGGCCTGAATCTAAAGGGGGAATCTGCTGCTGTTTCCTGCCTCCATGCCTCAAATACCTTAGCCCCAAATTATCAGGAACAATGGGAAAGACTTCACAGTATATCAAAACAAGAGACTGCAAAGGGGAATTTCTAAGAAGAAAATGGGACTTAACAATTGAGAAGTGACTTGAGGTCAGCTCCAGCTAGAATGTCTCTCCATATGTTTCAACTCACTGTGATTCACTCTCCCAGGCAATAAAATATCAGACTAGATTTACTGAACCAAGTCAGTTGAGACCTGGACACCTGGTCAGGTTTGAGACTAGAGACGTTCAAGCCAGAGTGATAATTTGTAAACATCCAAAGATGAAACAGCCCCGTGAACTTTGAGCATCAGTATAATATAGTGTAACAGCCTCTAAGAGAAACACCACCTATTTCAATTCATAGGATGCTTATTCAAAATCAGTCTCACTATGTCACAATTGTTCTTATCAAGGACTATGAAAGGCATTTATTCAAAAGATTGAGCtattgtatgtcagttatacctcaatttaaaaaaaaaaaagactgaacacAAGGTCAGGAACTATGTGATACATCCTCAAAGGTAGTTTTGCCAGTGCTCCAGGAAACTGGCATATTTCTTAGATCACTATATAGCACAGTTATAAGATggtagtgtgtgtgttagtcactcagttgtgtctgactctttgggaccccaaggactgtagcctgccaggctcctctgtccatgggattctccaggtaagaatatttgagtgggtttcTATTCcatcccttcaggggatcttcccaatgcagtgatcaaacctaggtctcctgcattgcgggcagattcttcaccatcttagCCACGAGGGAGGCCCATAAGACAGTAGAGTTGCCACTAAAAAGCAAGCTGACTAATCACTTTccaggcatttttttcttttttcccaaataaTTTCAAAGAAGAGCTGAATGTTAGCAAACTCAATCTACGgataaggggaaaataaaaacccAACAGGAATGGAAGTTCATACCCACCTGGGATCCTATTAAGAGTCACCCAGAAATGTTCATCAGGAGAATAGGTATCTTTGGACCACTGGAGCAGATCAATGGCCCTTTGGTCTTGGAAGACAAACTTGACAAACTCTCTGGTGAGGGCCACGTAGGCAGTGCCAAAGTAGATGGTCaactggtggggaggggaggtttTCAAAATACCGGTATTTTTCATATAGGACCCACCTCTGTCCAAGTGCTCCTGGTAGACATATCGTGTCCGCTTTACCACATGGTCGGGAGGCAGCACCCCGGGGGTGatgtttttccctttaaatcCTTTGAGATACTGAACGATCTCCCTGTTGCTTTTCAGGGGGAAATCTTGCCCACAGGTGTTGATGGAGTATTTCCATGGAACTTCAGAAGCTAAAAGGTCTTCCAGGCAGTTCAGGTCAGCCTGGAGCCTGGAAATTCCTGCGTAGACCACAGGCTCCATCTTTGAAGCAAGAAAAGCATTcttgaagcaactcagcagctgCCACACAGACTTCTTAAACTGAATTGTGGCTTTCTCATCCACGTGAATGCAGTAGATGTTCTGGGGCATGTAGATGGCCCTGAAGAGTCTTTCAAAAGTGTTAAAGTCCTTATGGATGACCATGACATATGCCAAAGGGAACTCGGCTTCTTCTTTCGACAAAGGCCTTGTGATGTAGCGATTCTGGATCAGGTAGTCCTTGCAATTGACACTTCCCACGGGGGACATCAATGTCTTTTCCCACAAGAAGGTTGACTTCTCATCTAAGGCATCCTTACAGGCGTGTATCCCCAAGTCCCTTTCAACGGAGCTATTCCTGTGACTTTTTGGTTGGCTTAACTGGCCACTGTAAAGGATCACAAAAATAACCACACTGACTCCCATGAAAGCAAAAAACCAATACTTCCAGAAGTTCATTATTTTcacttccctggggaaggaatctCTCTCCAAAGACTGAGAAACAATTGGTTCCTGAAACAAGAGTGAAGAGGTGGAACTGACTTCTTTTGCCAGTCTTGGAATTTCAACAGCTTCTCAAGAGGGCTTCCTTCTGCTGGGTCCTTTAATCCGCATTTACTCTCTGCTTCTGGGTGCTGTCCATCCTCTCCTGGCAACAACCAGAGATGCTTCTTAAAGCGTCCTGGGCTTCTGGCCTCCGTGGTGCCACCCGTCTGCTGGCAAAAGGCGCCGGGCTCAGGGCAGCTCCGGGAAGCCCTTCTCATTTGCATACAAGACGCCAGTGGATCTCAGCAAAGTCTGGAGTGCCGGCTCCTTTCACCGGGGCTGTTTCCCGGGCTTCACTCCGCCCCCCCTCCATCCAATCTTTGTGGCCTGATCTCCCTTCTCAcgctttccctttccttttcaaaTTAAGTGGTTCTCCTTTCTCTGGCTCACCCCGCCAAGCTAGCAGTCCTTGAAAACTGCTGCCTGTGGATTTCTCCTCCTcgggtttatttctttttctgggtctCTGCcactttatttcatttcagtgTTACCTCTACCTTTGGGCATATAAGTCAGacacagataagaaaaaaaaccCCTTGCAACATGCCTAAGTAGAAGATtattggaggagaaaaaaaaaatctgatggcAAGGTAGGTGTTCCCTGAATTAAATCAGACAGTTTCTAATGATGTTACGTAGCATATATATGTCCATgggtagaggaaaaaaagaattacacTTTCAAGGGCACAGGATGAGGGCAGAGGAAGCTAGGAGTGACTTGATATTCAAGAGTCAGTGTGGAGGCATAAATGAAACGCATTTTAGTTCCACCTGCCTGGGAGAAAGGTGATAGCTTGTTCCCAGAGGCAAAAGGTTGGTTCCCATTTCACACAGAGCTTCAGATAACTGGAGCTGTTGACACAGTATTATCTAGCACGTGCGGCATAACTAGCTATCGGGTCTGTTTAACAGCCTGACATCCTCAGACTGGAGGTCACTTGAGAGAGCTCCAAAGAGTCCCCCCTCCACCCAACCCCGCTCCTACTTCCTTACTCTGAAGGGAGAACAAAGGTTTCGGGACTGAGCAAAATTCCTGGAAGTCTCCTCCAGTGTCTTTCAGGGAAGCCAGGAAGAGAAGCTCAGCAGGTCTGGTCACATTACAGATGGCTTCTCATAGCTCACCTGAGCCAGGTGCCTCCAGCGCTCAGCAAAAGGTGGAGTGCGTTCAAGGCAGGTGGGTGGGAAGTATATGTCTGGGGAAAGTTCCTGAGCCAAccgagagtcggacacaactgaagcgacttagcagcggcagcagaggAGCAGCCGGAGATGAGAGTGCGATGCCTTTTAATGTGGCTGGCCCAGCAGGAGGTTTGTTTTGCCTGGTATCTGAGGCAACTGAGCAGGCAAATAATTTTCCTCCAGCAAATAATTGGGCAGGCTAAGCTAATACCTTCCAACCAGGACAGGATATCTGTCCTCCTCCCTCCGGTTGGCTTAACAGATTGAAAACTGTCGTCAAGTGGACATTCTGTATcactccctgcctctctctgcccCCAGGATATGTTTATGGTCACAATCAAGGAGCCAGCAAGCACAAGGAGATAGACACATAGTGAGTTCAGCTcaaacatcaaaacaaaaaaaggctAGGCGGGGCCGGGAGCTTTTGGAGAATGAGGCGGgatcttttttccctctacaatcactttgttgcaggaagggggaccccttgcAGGACCCCagggtgggctcttgtctaacacttggagaTGTATTGCCTGAGGAGACACACGCGCTGACAAAGGAAGAGACTTTGCTGGGAAGAGgcgcccgggtggagagcaggagggtcagggaacccaggagaaccgcTCTGCCGTGTCGCTCACAGTCTGGGGTTTTATGGCCATGGGATTCGTTTCCGGGTTGCTTTTGGCCAATCACTCCGACTCACGGTCCTTCCCGGTGGCGCCCACgctgctcagccaagatggacgccagcgagaaggattctgggagtcGGTAGGACACAGTGGCGTCTCCTTTTGACCCTTCCCGAACTCTTCCAGAGGACGGTGCCTTATCAGTTCCTGTGCTCCTCACCAAGACCTTCTGTcgtaaaataactcatgcaaataaTTGCTATGGTGCCTGCTatggtgggcggtttcagtcggTGTGCTTCCCCCAACAGCTTCAGTCCTCATTAACCTCATTTGAGCTGCGTGTCCACCCCAGCTGGGCTCTCAGAGGTAAAACATGAATGCCTTCTTGTCCAGGCAGGGTTACAGCCTGGGCCTGATCTGTTCTCAAGTCCTTAAAGCTCTGCTGCTTTTTTTCAGCGCGAGTACTGGCTACTGcatcaaggcaatggtttttgttttttgttgggtGCTCTCAGGTCCACCAAGGTCACACCATCCAGCTTCCCACCCAAGGCTTGAGCTGTGTCATTCTGACAACCTCAAACACTTTGACCATATCGAAACCCAGAAGGTAAACAAGAAAAGGTCTCCTGGCAACCAAAATAAAGATCACACATCATAGGCTGGATTCATACATCTGAATGTGTACAGACAggtaagtgaaaaaagtgaaaaaaaaaaaaaagtaggttaaGCTGGTGAAGGGCAGGAAAAATGGGGCTAGTGAATTCCTGAGCGGCAGTTAACACTTGGCCGTGGTGTTGGGGAGGCTGAGAGAAGGTGGGGACGGTGGTGAAGAGTCGTTAGTGCTTGCCCCACCTACAGCTTTCTAActgttctggagaagactcttgagagtcccctggacagcaaggagatcagtcctaaaggaaagcaaccctgaatattcattggaaggactgatgctgaagctgaagctccaatactttggccatctgatgtgaagagccaacttattggaaaagaccctgatgctgggaaagattgaaggtaggaggagatgggggcagcagaggatgagatggttggatggcatagtcactgactcaatggatgtgaatttgagcaaacgccaggagatagtgaaggacagggaagcctggcgtgctgcagtccgtggggttgccaaGGGTTGGAAACAACTTCGAGACTGAACAAGAGCCACCTTCAGTAAGCAGCTCCCTCTCACAGCCAGCAGTGAGTAACATGTAGGGTCATGGGGCCAATGCTGCCAGCTCTGCAAATGTTTTAAGAGGAGggagaaatctgaattttatattaaaaaaatttccaaactcTTTAAATGTTATCAAGTAATGAACAAATTTAGGGgtaataaacaaatttttaagacCCAAGTGAATGCCCACACAAGCACCCTGAAGACTGCATCAGCCCCCCACAATACAATTTTTCACCTTTGGTTTAAACATCAGAGCTCATGTACTTGAATCTCTCTTGAGGCttagtttatttacttttagttTAGACACAATCCTAACACACTTTCTTAGAACTAAACAGGTAAGAAGTCACAAATTAGAAGAGGGATGTAGAACAGTTAGACTGGGCATCCTCTGGTCAATAGGTGATAGACTCAGAGTAAAGTAGGTTCAAGAAAAACTCCataaaaaactacaaatagagGTACCAAATGACCCAGTaaccccactcctgagcatatatccagaaaaaatgaagacaaatatgaaaagatacatgcaccccaatgttcatagcactcACAATAGTGAAGGAACCAAAACAACCCAaatacccatcaacagatgactggttTAGGAAGATGTggaacacaatggaatattactcagccataaaaaagggatgatatattgccatttgcagcaccatgaATAGacttagagaatatcatactaagtgaagtaagtcagacaaacatACCACGTACATGTGGATCTAAAAATTAATACAGGGAAtctaaatacaaaacagaaagactcatgGACATGGCAAACAagcttacggttaccaaaggggaaaggagagagataaattaggattaATaggtacacattactatatataaaatagataaacagcaaggatgTACTGTGtaacacaaggaactatattcctTGTTATtgccttgtaataacctataatggaagctaacctgaaaaataaacaattcaaGATCATTCGATTAAAGAATGACTGGCATTTGTACAGTATTTAATAAAATGATCGGataagggaattccctagtggttc
Proteins encoded in this window:
- the GCNT2 gene encoding N-acetyllactosaminide beta-1,6-N-acetylglucosaminyl-transferase isoform X2 produces the protein MNFWKYWFFAFMGVSVVIFVILYSGQLSQPKSHRNSSVERDLGIHACKDALDEKSTFLWEKTLMSPVGSVNCKDYLIQNRYITRPLSKEEAEFPLAYVMVIHKDFNTFERLFRAIYMPQNIYCIHVDEKATIQFKKSVWQLLSCFKNAFLASKMEPVVYAGISRLQADLNCLEDLLASEVPWKYSINTCGQDFPLKSNREIVQYLKGFKGKNITPGVLPPDHVVKRTRYVYQEHLDRGGSYMKNTGILKTSPPHQLTIYFGTAYVALTREFVKFVFQDQRAIDLLQWSKDTYSPDEHFWVTLNRIPGVPGSMPKASWAGDLRAVKWFDMEDKHGGCHGHYVHGICIYGNGDLKWLINSSSLFANKFELTAYPLTVECLELRLRERTLNQSEIAIQPSWYF
- the GCNT2 gene encoding N-acetyllactosaminide beta-1,6-N-acetylglucosaminyl-transferase isoform X6, with amino-acid sequence MNFWKYWFFAFMGVSVVIFVILYSGQLSQPKSHRNSSVERDLGIHACKDALDEKSTFLWEKTLMSPVGSVNCKDYLIQNRYITRPLSKEEAEFPLAYVMVIHKDFNTFERLFRAIYMPQNIYCIHVDEKATIQFKKSVWQLLSCFKNAFLASKMEPVVYAGISRLQADLNCLEDLLASEVPWKYSINTCGQDFPLKSNREIVQYLKGFKGKNITPGVLPPDHVVKRTRYVYQEHLDRGVPGSMPKASWAGDLRAVKWFDMEDKHGGCHGHYVHGICIYGNGDLKWLINSSSLFANKFELTAYPLTVECLELRLRERTLNQSEIAIQPSWYF